The genomic DNA GCCATGTTTCGTATGGCTATGGAAAAGACCGGGAGCGTTACGGACTATGCCGCGGGTAAGCGGACTCGAATGTGAAGGCACCGGAGAACGAAGCGTCGTGATTGTGCAGCAGATGCAACACCGCATCGAGCGACATGCGCATCGCGGATTCGACCCAGCCTCCGTCGCTGACATACGCTTCGCCGGCGAGATAAAGCCTCGACTTCGCGCTATGCGTCTCGTTGTAGCGGAGCAGGGCCTGGTTCGGCTGCGCAATCCCGGCCCGATACACGCGTGCCGCACCGCGTATGGTCGGTTGCCGGCTCCAGTGGATCACCGCGCATTGCGCTTCATCAACGTAATCGGATATCTTGCCGCCGATGCCGCTTTGCTTGAGCATGCCGTCAAGTGTGGCGATGCAGCGCGACACGAGGCCAGTGTCATTGGCTTCGCTTAACAGACTCTCGGATAACTTGTCCCACGTGTAGCTCAGCAGCAGCACCCCCGGGTCGGAAATGCGCCGTGTGCTTACGGCGTAACCATACGTTGCCTCAAGAAAATTGTCCGATGCGATCATCTGCGGAATCGCGGATTGTTCCCAGTAACGCGCCTTCAAAGCGACGAACACCTTTGAACTGGCGAGCCATTCGGACATGCGATCGCCGCCGACGACGTCCGGTGGCAACTCGGCGTCGGTAAAGCCGTTCATCCGGATCGCGCAACGGTTACCGGCCATCGGTGCGGTGATTAACACCGCGTCGTAATCGCTTCGATGCGTTGCACACTCGATACGCACTTCATCATTGATACGGGCGATCGAGTTAACCGGACTGTGTGTGTAGAGCCGGACACGGTATCGGTGGTCGCGCAAAGCATCGTAAAGGGAAATCGGCGCGACATGTGCGCTCTGAACCGGACAGTACAGCATAGCCTCGGCGATCGATTGCACGCCAAGATATCGCGGTGCGGCAAGCCGATGACCGAGGCTATCGGTGAGCGCCGGGTCACCGGCATGAGGGCCGCTCGCGTAATCGCCGTCGGCATCGAAGCGGCCTTGAATCAATCGCAGGTTGTCGAAGAAGCCGAAGAAAATCATTCGGAAGATGAGCATGGCCGAAAAGTCGAGATACGCCGCCCACGGACCCTCGCCGACGCCTGATCGCTCGATCACGCAAAGCTCGTATTCATTCATGCCTGCGCCGCCGAAGTCACCGTTCGCATCGCGATCGTCTCCAACGTGCGCCGGCGTCAGCAAGACGTTGCGGAAACTGTCGCGCCAGTAGCGCTGTTCGATTGCTTGCCATAAGGCAGGCCATCGAGGTGTGCCGAACGAGGCCCGCGCGGCAGTCACGAAGCGCGACGCGAACGCCAGCCATTTTTGTTGCACGGCCTCGACTTCAGGCGCGATCGGCAATATGCCGCCGCGTGGCTTCACGGTGAACGACGACGAGCGCTCTGAATAGACGCCAAACGACACGTCCGCGGCGTCGGCGGTCGGAAACGGCTGCGAGGTCAGTCCGAATCGTTGTGCGTATTGCGCGAAGGCGGCGGCAGGGCCTGCCGGTTGTGTGAACATCGGAATGCGCATCGCACCGAGCTCGAATACGGTGTGCTGTCCCTCGACCGGTTGTGAGCGCAACCGTCCGCCGATATGCCCGGATGCCTCGTAGATGTCGAGATTCATCACGCCGCAACGGAACAGCTCGTGCGCAGCGCTGAGCCCGGCTATGCCCGCGCCGACGATGGCGACGCGCAAGCCGGGTTGCATGTTCTTCGCGATACCGGCGTCCTGCGTGTCGCTCAACAGCCGCGAGAAGTCAAAATTGAAGTCGGCGGGATACGGGTAGCCGACGCCCCACGTGCCAGGCGTGACGATGCTCTTCATGCGCAGTTCCATCGGAGAGGTGTTTTCGGGTGAACGCGATTCAGCGCCGCCAGGCGCGTGTCATCGCTCCATTTCACATCGCTTTCTGATTCAAATCGATCATAGCGTTGGTCGCGTTGACGCACGTTCATGAGAGGCGCATGACACATGCATGAGAGTCGCTTTTTCGTCGTCGACGCCATGAAGCGTCTAAAGGTCGTTCATCTCGCCGAAAATATCGACTCGTTCCCGCAGGCAAGTGGCTTGCCGCTACGAATCCTCTGCGCAGCGCGTTGCTCTCCACTCGGAAATGACGCGTTGCCTGACCTTCAAGTGCGCCGCAGACATTGCACCTAATACTCGCCCGATGGGTTCATTTGTAATCGAAGCGATATCACGAACGCTCAGTCGTTCAAGGTGTGGGAGCAGAACGACGGCGCGCTCCAGACCCGAAAGAGATCGAATCGCGTCGACGAGTCTTCCTTCCGACGCGACCCTCGCGACACCCGGCGAAGAATAGTGGCTCTGAGCCCGGAAATAAGCGCCGCCAAATTCGCATTGCCACACGCGGGTCAACAGAAGACGCGCGCAAT from Paraburkholderia edwinii includes the following:
- a CDS encoding flavin monoamine oxidase family protein, whose amino-acid sequence is MKSIVTPGTWGVGYPYPADFNFDFSRLLSDTQDAGIAKNMQPGLRVAIVGAGIAGLSAAHELFRCGVMNLDIYEASGHIGGRLRSQPVEGQHTVFELGAMRIPMFTQPAGPAAAFAQYAQRFGLTSQPFPTADAADVSFGVYSERSSSFTVKPRGGILPIAPEVEAVQQKWLAFASRFVTAARASFGTPRWPALWQAIEQRYWRDSFRNVLLTPAHVGDDRDANGDFGGAGMNEYELCVIERSGVGEGPWAAYLDFSAMLIFRMIFFGFFDNLRLIQGRFDADGDYASGPHAGDPALTDSLGHRLAAPRYLGVQSIAEAMLYCPVQSAHVAPISLYDALRDHRYRVRLYTHSPVNSIARINDEVRIECATHRSDYDAVLITAPMAGNRCAIRMNGFTDAELPPDVVGGDRMSEWLASSKVFVALKARYWEQSAIPQMIASDNFLEATYGYAVSTRRISDPGVLLLSYTWDKLSESLLSEANDTGLVSRCIATLDGMLKQSGIGGKISDYVDEAQCAVIHWSRQPTIRGAARVYRAGIAQPNQALLRYNETHSAKSRLYLAGEAYVSDGGWVESAMRMSLDAVLHLLHNHDASFSGAFTFESAYPRHSP